One segment of Thermosynechococcus sp. HN-54 DNA contains the following:
- a CDS encoding site-2 protease family protein, translating to MGQGWQVGHVFGIPLYIDRSWFLVILLFTFLNGSDWQATYPQWGALVWVMGFLVSLLLFASVLLHELGHSLVARSQGITVRSITLFLFGGMAAIERESNTPGQAFQVAIAGPLVSFALFALLQAAAVILPREHPFHELLLYLANINFVLGVFNLLPGLPLDGGQVLKAAVWKLTGNRFQGMRWAARSGQVLGWLAISFGLLLTLLGSGNGLWLGLLGWFALQNAILYHRLSQLQETLLTLTAAEAMTRDFRVIEGTLSLREFADRYLLLADRQPTAYFVATDGRYRGYLDAQALNHVERSRWEVTPVEELTIPLRAIATVKETDSLAKVVCTLEEQQQRFVTVLTPADAVAGVIDRGDVLLALAKRLHWQLGKQDIQRLKQERRYPPELQLLELARTALQFQGSDRGIPLVSQVR from the coding sequence ATGGGACAAGGTTGGCAAGTGGGGCATGTCTTTGGCATTCCCCTCTACATTGATCGGTCGTGGTTTCTAGTGATTCTGCTGTTTACATTTCTCAATGGCAGTGACTGGCAAGCCACCTACCCTCAGTGGGGAGCACTGGTATGGGTGATGGGATTCCTGGTTTCCCTGCTGCTGTTTGCCTCAGTGCTGCTCCATGAATTGGGGCATAGCTTGGTGGCACGTTCCCAAGGGATTACCGTGCGCTCAATTACTCTCTTTCTCTTTGGCGGCATGGCGGCCATTGAACGGGAATCCAACACCCCCGGTCAAGCCTTTCAGGTGGCGATCGCGGGTCCTTTGGTGAGTTTTGCCCTCTTTGCCCTCTTGCAAGCAGCCGCTGTGATCCTGCCAAGGGAGCATCCTTTCCATGAACTGTTGCTCTATCTGGCCAATATCAACTTTGTCTTGGGGGTCTTTAACCTCTTGCCGGGGCTTCCCCTCGATGGTGGCCAAGTGCTCAAGGCAGCCGTTTGGAAATTGACGGGCAATCGCTTTCAGGGGATGCGTTGGGCAGCGCGATCGGGACAGGTGTTGGGATGGCTAGCCATTAGTTTTGGGCTATTGCTGACACTCCTTGGCAGTGGTAATGGTCTGTGGTTGGGACTGTTGGGTTGGTTTGCCCTGCAAAATGCGATACTTTATCACCGTCTCAGCCAGCTCCAAGAAACACTGCTCACTCTCACGGCTGCCGAGGCCATGACACGGGATTTTCGCGTCATTGAGGGGACGCTCTCCCTGCGGGAGTTTGCCGATCGCTATCTGCTGCTGGCCGATCGCCAGCCCACGGCTTACTTTGTCGCTACTGATGGGCGCTATCGGGGCTATTTGGATGCCCAAGCCCTGAACCATGTGGAACGCAGCCGCTGGGAGGTGACCCCTGTGGAAGAATTAACCATTCCCCTGAGGGCAATTGCCACCGTCAAAGAAACCGATTCTCTCGCCAAGGTTGTCTGCACCCTAGAGGAGCAGCAGCAGCGCTTTGTGACTGTTTTGACTCCTGCCGATGCCGTTGCTGGCGTGATTGATCGCGGCGATGTCCTGCTAGCTCTGGCCAAACGCTTGCATTGGCAACTGGGGAAACAGGACATTCAACGCCTCAAGCAAGAAAGGCGCTATCCCCCTGAACTGCAATTATTGGAACTCGCACGCACTGCGCTGCAATTTCAGGGGAGCGATCGCGGCATACCACTCGTTTCTCAAGTTCGCTAA
- a CDS encoding type I restriction endonuclease subunit R, whose translation MATATAIARAIINFRDLETKLGLVKSTDPNFFPEWQSETAQLSDREIEILNRLSQRYLLYLEESEVSEGTLNIILLSPLLDALGLCDPPYRIRGETWVEIQTTVDSEEGRINLEGRIDALTIRDNFWLVVIEGKRSGFSVLRAVPQALAYMSACPDRNIPTFGLVTNGYDYLFVKLIGNEFALSHNFTLLADSDRNLIRVARILKHLVQYIPVAKDFQRPKPSDQIN comes from the coding sequence ATGGCTACTGCAACGGCGATCGCTCGCGCAATCATCAACTTTCGGGATTTAGAGACCAAATTAGGCCTCGTTAAATCCACCGACCCTAACTTTTTTCCTGAGTGGCAATCGGAAACAGCACAGCTCAGCGATAGGGAAATAGAGATATTAAACCGCTTATCCCAACGGTATTTACTCTACTTAGAAGAGAGTGAAGTGAGTGAAGGAACACTCAATATTATTTTACTATCTCCCTTACTAGACGCATTAGGCTTGTGTGACCCCCCCTATCGCATTCGCGGCGAAACATGGGTAGAAATCCAAACAACAGTTGATAGTGAAGAGGGCAGAATCAACCTAGAGGGACGGATAGATGCGCTGACCATTCGGGACAACTTCTGGCTAGTTGTGATTGAAGGTAAACGGAGTGGCTTTAGTGTCCTACGGGCTGTGCCCCAAGCCCTTGCCTATATGTCTGCCTGTCCTGACCGCAATATCCCTACTTTTGGCTTGGTGACGAATGGCTATGACTATCTTTTTGTGAAACTCATTGGCAATGAATTTGCGCTATCCCATAACTTTACGTTGCTTGCCGATAGCGATCGCAATCTCATCCGAGTCGCACGGATACTCAAGCATTTAGTCCAGTACATTCCTGTTGCAAAGGATTTTCAGAGGCCAAAACCTTCAGATCAGATTAATTAA
- the rplS gene encoding 50S ribosomal protein L19, which produces MNAQEIIRSIEAEQMKTDLPVIHVGDRVRVGVKIQEGGKERVQPYEGDVIAMRNTGINRTITVRRVFQGVGVERVFLLHSPRIDSIKVIQRGKVRRAKLYYLRNLVGKASRIKARFDRPL; this is translated from the coding sequence ATGAACGCCCAAGAGATTATTCGCTCAATTGAAGCGGAGCAAATGAAGACTGACTTGCCCGTGATTCATGTGGGCGATCGCGTTCGGGTCGGAGTCAAAATTCAAGAAGGCGGTAAAGAGCGCGTGCAGCCCTACGAAGGGGATGTGATTGCCATGCGCAACACGGGCATTAATCGCACCATTACCGTGCGCCGTGTCTTTCAAGGCGTGGGCGTTGAGCGCGTCTTTTTGCTACATTCGCCACGAATTGATAGTATAAAAGTAATCCAGCGGGGTAAAGTCCGCCGTGCCAAACTCTACTACCTGCGCAACCTCGTGGGTAAAGCCTCGCGCATCAAAGCACGGTTCGATCGCCCTCTGTAA
- a CDS encoding nucleoside triphosphate pyrophosphatase, producing the protein MVPFVLASASPARRQLLQQVGIDPIIQPSHFDESVIQATTPTELVRLLARCKAETVAQTYPPPALILGCDSVLVLGGEIYGKPASPEVAIARWQHMRGQTGELLTGHALIDLAQGRTCVEVESTQVVFAEISDAEIAAYVASGEPLACAGCFALDGRGGAFVEKIVGTPSNVIGLSLPLLRRMLLTLGYTLGDLQGKK; encoded by the coding sequence ATGGTGCCCTTTGTTCTTGCCTCTGCCTCGCCGGCGCGCCGCCAATTGCTGCAACAAGTTGGCATTGATCCCATTATTCAACCCAGCCACTTTGATGAATCCGTGATTCAGGCAACTACTCCCACGGAACTGGTGCGATTACTGGCACGGTGTAAGGCAGAAACAGTGGCTCAAACCTACCCACCCCCCGCCCTCATTTTGGGTTGTGATTCTGTGCTGGTTCTGGGGGGAGAAATTTATGGTAAACCTGCCTCACCTGAGGTGGCGATCGCCCGCTGGCAACACATGCGCGGTCAAACGGGAGAATTGCTGACAGGCCATGCCTTGATTGATTTGGCACAGGGGCGCACCTGTGTCGAGGTGGAGTCCACCCAAGTGGTTTTTGCTGAGATCAGTGATGCTGAAATTGCTGCCTATGTGGCCTCGGGTGAACCCCTTGCCTGTGCGGGCTGCTTTGCCCTCGATGGTCGCGGTGGAGCCTTTGTTGAGAAAATTGTCGGTACCCCCAGCAATGTGATTGGCTTGAGCTTGCCCCTGCTGCGACGGATGCTGTTGACTTTGGGATATACCCTTGGCGATCTGCAAGGCAAGAAATAA
- a CDS encoding long-chain fatty acid--CoA ligase, which translates to MTSAAYTYTPPGGLPQDASLPDHFLAYKTLQSLPEIWPLLAQRHGEVVAVDAPYEEPATRITYSELYQRIQRFAAGLQALGVAAGDRVALFADNSPRWLIADQGSMMAGAINVVRSGTADAQELLYILRDSGSTLLLIENLATLRKLQEGLVDTRVETVVLLSAEPPELEHFPLRLLNFGQVFTEGQYGAVRAVAITPDDLATLMYTSGTTGQPKGVMVTHGGLLSQIVNLWAIVQPQVGDRILSILPIWHAYERVAEYFLFACGCSQTYTNLRHFKNDLKRCKPHYLIAVPRIWEGFYEGVQKQLRDAPAMKRHLAQFFLGVGQQYVLQRRLLNGLSLTNPHPSGWQKFVARLQTFFLKPLYELGEKRVYSKIREATGGEIKQVISGGGALAPHLDTFYEVINLEVLVGYGLTETAVVLTARRSWANLRGSAGRPIPDTAIKIVDPETKAPLDFWQKGLVMAKGPQVMRGYYNKPEATAKVLDAEGWFDTGDLGYLTPNGDLVLTGRQKDTIVLSNGENIEPQPIEDACVRSAYIDQIMLVGQDQKALGALIVPNLEALEQWVVAKGYRLELPNRPAPTGSGEVVTLESKVIIDLYRQELLREVQNRPGYRPDDRIATFRFVLEPFTIENGLLTQTLKIRRHVVSDRYRDMINAMFE; encoded by the coding sequence ATGACCAGTGCGGCCTACACCTACACTCCCCCCGGCGGCCTCCCCCAAGATGCCTCGTTACCCGATCACTTTTTGGCCTACAAAACCCTCCAGTCACTGCCAGAAATTTGGCCTCTATTAGCGCAACGCCATGGGGAGGTGGTTGCCGTTGATGCGCCCTACGAAGAGCCGGCCACTCGCATTACCTACAGTGAACTCTATCAACGCATTCAACGCTTTGCTGCTGGGCTACAGGCGCTGGGTGTCGCTGCTGGCGATCGCGTGGCTCTATTTGCTGACAATAGTCCCCGTTGGCTAATTGCCGATCAAGGAAGCATGATGGCCGGTGCCATTAATGTGGTTCGCAGTGGTACCGCAGACGCCCAAGAACTTCTCTATATTTTGCGCGACAGTGGTTCGACCCTGCTGCTGATTGAAAACTTAGCTACCCTGCGCAAACTCCAAGAGGGTTTAGTAGATACACGGGTGGAAACCGTTGTCCTCCTGAGTGCAGAACCTCCAGAACTTGAGCATTTTCCCCTACGGCTTTTGAACTTTGGTCAAGTCTTTACCGAAGGACAATACGGCGCAGTGCGGGCGGTAGCAATTACCCCCGATGACTTGGCAACGCTGATGTACACCTCCGGTACCACGGGTCAACCCAAGGGCGTAATGGTCACCCATGGGGGGCTACTGAGTCAAATTGTCAATCTTTGGGCGATTGTGCAGCCCCAAGTGGGCGATCGCATCCTTAGTATCTTGCCCATTTGGCATGCCTACGAACGGGTAGCCGAGTACTTTCTCTTTGCCTGTGGCTGTAGCCAAACCTATACTAACCTCCGTCACTTCAAGAATGACTTAAAACGGTGTAAGCCCCACTACCTGATTGCCGTGCCCCGCATCTGGGAAGGGTTTTATGAAGGCGTGCAAAAGCAACTGCGGGATGCGCCGGCCATGAAACGGCATCTTGCCCAGTTTTTCCTCGGTGTGGGTCAGCAATATGTCCTGCAACGGCGACTGCTTAACGGTCTGAGTCTGACCAACCCCCATCCCAGCGGTTGGCAAAAATTTGTTGCCCGTCTGCAAACCTTTTTCCTCAAGCCCCTCTACGAACTGGGGGAGAAGCGTGTCTATAGCAAAATTCGTGAAGCCACGGGCGGTGAGATTAAACAGGTGATTAGTGGTGGCGGTGCCCTTGCCCCCCATTTGGACACATTCTATGAAGTCATCAACCTAGAAGTACTGGTGGGCTACGGCCTCACAGAAACTGCCGTAGTGCTGACCGCTCGCCGCTCTTGGGCCAATTTACGGGGATCTGCTGGCCGCCCGATTCCCGATACCGCCATTAAAATTGTTGACCCGGAAACCAAAGCCCCCCTTGATTTCTGGCAAAAGGGACTAGTAATGGCCAAGGGGCCACAGGTGATGCGCGGCTACTACAACAAACCGGAGGCCACCGCCAAAGTGCTGGATGCCGAAGGCTGGTTTGACACCGGTGACTTAGGCTATCTCACCCCCAATGGCGATCTGGTACTCACCGGGCGGCAGAAGGACACGATTGTTCTCAGCAACGGTGAAAATATCGAACCCCAGCCCATTGAGGATGCCTGTGTCCGCAGCGCCTATATTGACCAGATTATGCTAGTGGGTCAAGATCAAAAAGCCTTGGGTGCCCTAATTGTGCCTAATTTGGAAGCTCTGGAGCAGTGGGTGGTTGCCAAGGGATACCGCTTGGAGTTGCCAAACCGTCCAGCGCCGACGGGCAGCGGTGAAGTGGTTACGCTGGAGAGCAAAGTCATTATTGATCTCTATCGCCAAGAACTGTTGCGAGAAGTGCAAAATCGCCCCGGCTATCGCCCGGATGATCGCATTGCCACATTTCGCTTTGTCCTCGAACCCTTTACGATAGAGAATGGTCTTTTGACCCAAACCCTAAAAATTCGCCGTCATGTCGTGAGCGATCGCTACCGCGATATGATTAACGCCATGTTTGAGTAA
- a CDS encoding YlqD family protein has product MTDPMDTKLLLRRQIMVKAIVTPEWKDDAQRQLQAQLNQVDGQIQQLDFQLQQVIEELRKSTEAPDVINARIQDVQGQANNQKAQLLQQKNLILQQLDQVQRLQMGQEVDQGQVDNFFYVTKGDNLIQKMQVEILLRNGVIEEIRGTL; this is encoded by the coding sequence ATGACAGACCCTATGGATACTAAACTGCTCCTGCGGCGCCAGATTATGGTGAAAGCAATCGTTACTCCTGAGTGGAAAGACGATGCCCAAAGGCAGCTTCAGGCTCAACTGAATCAAGTGGATGGCCAAATTCAGCAGTTGGATTTTCAATTGCAGCAGGTGATTGAGGAACTGCGCAAAAGTACTGAAGCGCCAGACGTAATCAATGCCCGCATTCAAGACGTTCAAGGGCAAGCCAACAACCAAAAGGCACAACTCCTGCAGCAAAAAAATCTGATTCTCCAGCAACTGGATCAGGTACAACGCCTCCAAATGGGTCAAGAAGTGGATCAAGGTCAGGTGGATAACTTCTTCTATGTCACCAAAGGGGACAACCTGATCCAAAAAATGCAGGTGGAGATTCTCCTGCGCAATGGCGTCATCGAAGAAATTCGTGGCACCCTCTAA
- a CDS encoding dihydrolipoamide acetyltransferase family protein, with amino-acid sequence MIRELFMPALSSTMTEGKIVSWLKSPGDKVAKGETVLIVESDKADMDVESFYDGYLAVITVAAGEVAPVGSTIGLVAETEAEIAEAQAKAKSLGSGTSAVAPTTTTAAATTNGSGTTPVAAPPSTAAVPSGRVIASPRARKLAKEHKIDLKTLKGTGPNGRITAADVEALIGAPATPTPSVATPPAPVPTATSATAPVVAKDDLVPLTTLQNAVVRNMVASLGIPDFHVAYTITTDALDRLYQQIKSKGVTMTALLAKAIALTLQKHPIMNAYYTEQGIQYRRDINIAVAVAMPGGGLITPVLKNADQIDIYSLSRTWKDLVERARAKQLQPDEYSTGTFSLSNLGMFGVDSFDAILTPGQGAILAVGASRPTVVATEDGLLGVKRQMKVNITCDHRVIYGADAAAFLQDLAKLIETNPQALTL; translated from the coding sequence ATGATTCGTGAACTGTTCATGCCCGCCCTCAGCTCCACCATGACCGAAGGGAAAATTGTCTCTTGGCTGAAATCTCCCGGCGATAAGGTGGCCAAAGGCGAAACCGTGCTGATTGTGGAATCCGATAAGGCCGACATGGATGTCGAGTCCTTCTACGATGGCTATTTGGCGGTGATTACCGTGGCGGCTGGAGAAGTGGCACCCGTGGGTTCCACCATTGGCCTTGTGGCAGAAACAGAAGCAGAAATTGCGGAAGCGCAGGCAAAGGCGAAGTCCCTTGGTAGCGGCACAAGTGCTGTGGCTCCGACGACGACAACCGCGGCGGCCACCACTAATGGTTCAGGAACGACACCCGTGGCTGCTCCCCCAAGTACTGCCGCTGTGCCATCTGGGCGAGTGATCGCTTCCCCCCGCGCCCGCAAATTGGCCAAGGAACACAAAATTGATTTGAAGACCCTCAAGGGAACGGGTCCCAATGGTCGAATTACAGCCGCCGATGTGGAAGCCTTGATTGGTGCGCCTGCAACTCCTACCCCATCTGTGGCAACACCCCCTGCACCTGTACCCACCGCAACATCTGCCACTGCCCCGGTTGTGGCCAAGGACGATTTGGTGCCGCTCACAACGCTGCAAAATGCGGTGGTGCGGAATATGGTGGCCAGCCTCGGCATTCCCGACTTCCATGTGGCCTACACGATTACAACGGATGCGCTGGATCGGCTGTACCAGCAGATTAAATCTAAAGGGGTAACGATGACAGCCCTCTTGGCCAAGGCGATCGCCCTGACGCTGCAAAAACACCCGATCATGAATGCCTACTATACGGAGCAAGGGATTCAATACCGCCGCGACATTAACATTGCGGTTGCCGTGGCGATGCCGGGTGGCGGTCTAATTACACCAGTGCTCAAAAACGCTGATCAAATTGACATCTACAGTCTCTCGCGCACTTGGAAAGACTTGGTGGAGCGGGCACGGGCGAAACAACTGCAACCCGATGAATACAGCACCGGCACCTTTAGCCTCTCTAACCTCGGGATGTTTGGCGTTGACTCCTTTGATGCGATTCTCACACCGGGTCAGGGGGCAATTCTGGCAGTGGGTGCCTCGCGTCCGACGGTGGTTGCCACCGAGGATGGCCTTTTGGGGGTGAAGCGGCAGATGAAGGTGAATATCACCTGTGATCATCGCGTGATCTATGGTGCCGATGCTGCTGCCTTTCTCCAAGATTTAGCCAAACTCATTGAAACCAATCCCCAAGCGCTGACGCTCTAA
- a CDS encoding energy-coupling factor ABC transporter ATP-binding protein, whose product MTALLEIRDLHFGYGATPSLLQGINLTVQGGDRLGIIGDNGSGKTTLLLLCAAVLKPQRGTITCLGQSVVAGQFQPAVGVVLQHPADQLIGATVAEDVAFGPENLGCSPPEVQQRVQQALAKTGTSHLADRVPHQLSGGEQRMVAIAGILAMQPMLILYDEPTAFLDQRSCRTLIEFLQADATPGMVVSHDLAFLRTVCTQIWLLESGHLRPLAL is encoded by the coding sequence GTGACTGCCCTGCTGGAAATCAGGGATCTCCATTTTGGCTATGGGGCAACGCCCTCACTGCTACAGGGGATCAATCTCACGGTGCAGGGGGGCGATCGCCTTGGCATCATTGGCGACAATGGTTCTGGGAAAACAACCCTGCTGCTTCTCTGTGCGGCTGTCCTTAAGCCACAGCGGGGAACGATTACCTGTTTGGGGCAGTCAGTGGTGGCGGGACAGTTTCAACCGGCAGTGGGGGTTGTGCTGCAACATCCAGCGGATCAGTTAATTGGCGCAACCGTGGCCGAGGATGTCGCCTTTGGCCCAGAAAACTTGGGCTGTTCCCCTCCAGAGGTTCAGCAGCGAGTTCAGCAAGCCTTGGCCAAGACAGGAACCAGCCACTTGGCCGATCGCGTGCCCCATCAACTGTCGGGGGGAGAACAACGCATGGTAGCGATCGCGGGCATTTTGGCCATGCAGCCTATGCTGATCCTTTACGATGAACCCACCGCCTTCTTGGATCAACGGAGTTGTCGCACCTTGATTGAGTTTCTGCAAGCGGATGCGACTCCTGGCATGGTTGTCAGCCATGACCTTGCATTTTTGCGTACCGTCTGTACTCAGATTTGGCTCCTAGAGTCAGGGCATCTCCGTCCCCTAGCGTTGTAA
- a CDS encoding glycoside hydrolase family 10 protein has translation MLRRRVWLLFVLFCWSLCWTIWPVQAQNSTLIRGVWLTQNDVPILRDRPRLEAALNDLQRLNFNTLYPVVWNSGYVSFPSATARNLGIQPFVLRGIQDYDILGELTQQAHCRNLLVIPWFEFGFMVPETSELALAHPDWLTQGVNGETTRLTAAGEVAWMNPFHPEVQAFLTNIVLEVLRQYPVDGVQFDDHLSLPVEFGYDAYTRALYQQERKKTVPENPRDPEWMRWRADKLTAFVQTLRQRVKQEFPNAIFSVSPTTLPTAYQSFLQDWPQWVALGLLDEVVVQVYRYNLASFVQQLTQPEILHAQTQISTAVGVLTGLRTNPVPIELVDAKVEAALRLGLGVSFFSFETLWERAPDPRDRRQNTILFHFRQPLPRRLFAQACPRV, from the coding sequence ATGCTGCGTCGTCGTGTGTGGCTGTTGTTCGTGCTCTTCTGCTGGAGTCTTTGTTGGACGATCTGGCCGGTACAGGCGCAAAACTCAACCCTCATTCGCGGCGTTTGGCTGACCCAGAATGATGTCCCAATTTTGCGCGATCGCCCGCGCTTGGAGGCAGCCCTCAATGATTTACAGCGCCTCAACTTCAACACCCTCTACCCCGTTGTTTGGAACTCTGGCTATGTCAGTTTCCCCAGTGCCACTGCGAGGAATCTGGGAATCCAGCCCTTTGTCCTGCGGGGGATTCAGGATTACGACATTCTCGGAGAACTCACCCAGCAGGCGCACTGCCGTAATCTATTGGTCATTCCGTGGTTTGAATTTGGCTTTATGGTGCCAGAAACCTCAGAACTGGCTCTGGCTCATCCAGACTGGCTTACCCAAGGGGTCAATGGTGAAACGACGCGCTTAACTGCTGCTGGGGAAGTGGCTTGGATGAATCCCTTTCATCCTGAGGTACAAGCTTTTCTCACCAACATTGTCCTTGAGGTGCTGCGGCAGTACCCGGTTGATGGTGTACAGTTTGATGACCACCTCAGTCTGCCGGTGGAGTTTGGCTATGATGCCTACACCCGTGCCCTCTATCAACAGGAAAGGAAAAAAACTGTTCCAGAGAATCCCCGTGATCCGGAATGGATGCGTTGGCGAGCTGATAAATTGACCGCTTTTGTCCAAACCTTACGGCAGCGCGTGAAGCAGGAATTTCCTAATGCTATTTTTTCTGTTTCACCAACAACACTGCCAACGGCCTACCAAAGTTTTCTTCAAGATTGGCCGCAATGGGTGGCTTTAGGACTCCTCGATGAAGTGGTGGTTCAGGTTTATCGCTACAATCTCGCCAGTTTTGTCCAACAATTAACTCAGCCAGAGATCCTCCACGCCCAAACCCAAATTTCCACCGCCGTTGGTGTCCTCACGGGGCTACGTACCAATCCGGTGCCGATTGAACTGGTAGATGCCAAGGTGGAGGCAGCGCTGCGATTGGGGCTAGGCGTGTCCTTTTTCTCCTTTGAGACCCTGTGGGAACGAGCGCCAGATCCCCGCGATCGCCGCCAAAACACCATTCTCTTTCATTTTCGTCAGCCCTTGCCGCGGCGGTTGTTTGCCCAAGCTTGCCCAAGGGTTTAG
- the ilvB gene encoding biosynthetic-type acetolactate synthase large subunit — protein MQATGAYILIDTLCRHGVKHIFGYPGGAILPIYDELYRAESKGIIQHILVRHEQGAAHAADGYARATGQVGVCFGTSGPGATNLVTGIATAHMDSIPLLVITGQVPRSAIGTDAFQETDIFGITLPIVKHSYVVRAAKDMARIIAEAIYIATTGRPGPVLVDIPKDVGLEVCEYEPVEPGQVKLRGYRPTIRGNARQIAQAVQLMREAKRPLFYVGGGAITAGAHEEVLRLAELFQIPVTTTLMGKGAFPESHPLSVGMLGMHGTAYANFAVSECDLLIAVGARFDDRVTGKLDEFASRAKVIHIDIDPAEVGKNRVPDVPIVGSVKPVLQQLLKHIEDSGEAVEPATQTWLERIKVWKEDYPLVVPQPSGELSPQEVIVAFGRHAPDAYYTTDVGQHQMWAAQFLKNGPRRWISSAGLGTMGFGMPAAMGVKVALPDQQVICISGDASFQMNSQELATLAQYGIAVKTVIINNFWQGMVRQWQQAFYEERYSHSNMAKGMPDFVKLAEAYGVKGLRVSDRHNLDAIVQEVLAYDGPVLLDAHVTRDENCYPMVAPGKANSQMLGLPERKVLEKAAELIYCANCGAKTISSHRFCPECGSKL, from the coding sequence GTGCAAGCAACTGGAGCGTATATCCTTATTGATACCCTATGCCGTCACGGCGTTAAGCATATTTTTGGCTATCCTGGTGGAGCGATTTTACCGATTTATGATGAACTTTACCGTGCTGAATCCAAGGGAATCATTCAGCACATTCTGGTGCGCCACGAACAGGGGGCAGCCCACGCCGCTGATGGCTACGCTCGTGCCACAGGTCAAGTGGGAGTGTGTTTTGGTACGTCAGGGCCAGGGGCAACGAACTTAGTGACCGGCATTGCCACAGCCCATATGGATTCGATTCCGCTGCTGGTGATCACGGGTCAGGTGCCGCGTTCAGCCATTGGTACCGATGCCTTTCAGGAAACAGATATTTTTGGCATTACACTGCCCATTGTCAAACACTCCTATGTGGTGCGGGCAGCCAAGGACATGGCACGGATCATTGCTGAGGCCATTTACATTGCCACCACCGGTCGGCCTGGGCCTGTACTGGTGGATATTCCCAAGGACGTGGGGCTTGAGGTCTGTGAATACGAACCGGTCGAGCCGGGTCAAGTGAAGCTGCGGGGCTATCGTCCCACGATTCGCGGCAATGCTCGTCAAATTGCCCAAGCGGTTCAATTGATGCGTGAGGCCAAGCGACCCTTGTTCTATGTGGGGGGCGGCGCGATTACAGCGGGTGCTCACGAGGAGGTGCTTAGGTTAGCCGAGCTATTCCAGATTCCGGTGACAACAACACTCATGGGTAAGGGGGCGTTTCCTGAGTCCCATCCCCTCTCCGTGGGTATGTTGGGGATGCATGGCACTGCCTATGCCAACTTTGCCGTCAGTGAGTGTGATCTACTGATTGCCGTGGGGGCGCGGTTTGACGATCGCGTGACCGGTAAGCTGGATGAATTTGCCTCCCGCGCTAAGGTGATTCACATTGACATTGATCCTGCCGAAGTAGGCAAAAACCGTGTGCCTGATGTGCCGATTGTTGGCAGCGTTAAACCAGTGCTTCAGCAACTCCTCAAGCACATTGAAGACAGTGGTGAAGCCGTTGAACCCGCCACCCAAACGTGGCTAGAGCGCATCAAGGTCTGGAAAGAGGACTATCCCCTCGTCGTGCCGCAGCCCAGTGGTGAACTCTCGCCCCAAGAGGTGATTGTTGCCTTTGGTCGCCATGCGCCTGATGCCTACTACACGACTGATGTGGGTCAGCACCAAATGTGGGCGGCGCAATTCCTGAAAAATGGCCCTCGGCGTTGGATCTCCAGTGCCGGCTTGGGCACGATGGGCTTTGGCATGCCCGCAGCAATGGGGGTGAAGGTGGCATTACCCGATCAACAGGTGATCTGTATTAGTGGCGATGCCAGTTTCCAGATGAATTCCCAAGAGTTGGCCACATTGGCTCAGTACGGTATTGCTGTCAAGACGGTCATTATTAACAATTTTTGGCAGGGAATGGTGCGGCAGTGGCAGCAGGCCTTTTACGAGGAGCGTTATTCCCATTCCAATATGGCCAAGGGGATGCCCGATTTTGTGAAATTGGCGGAGGCTTACGGAGTTAAGGGGTTGCGGGTGAGCGATCGCCACAATTTGGATGCCATTGTCCAAGAAGTCTTGGCCTACGATGGCCCAGTGCTCCTAGATGCCCATGTCACCCGCGATGAAAATTGCTACCCGATGGTTGCCCCCGGCAAGGCCAACTCCCAAATGCTGGGACTGCCGGAACGCAAGGTGCTCGAAAAGGCTGCCGAATTGATCTATTGCGCCAACTGCGGGGCAAAAACTATCTCTAGCCATCGCTTCTGTCCCGAGTGCGGCAGTAAGCTCTAG